ACCGCAACGCGTTCTACGGCAACCAGAATGACTGGCTGACCTTCCTGATGACCGGCTGCGATCCGCGCGCCATTGCCACCCTGGCGCCAACCGGGCGTTGCCTGCCGTCCAAGTAGGCCGACACGCGAGCCAGCGGGCAAGGCAGGCCTTGCCAGCGCTGGGGGGCGGGGCTAGCGTCAAACGGTATTGATGCGGGTCCTGTGGCCCGCACTGAGGAGATCGATGATGGCCAAGGGTCAGATGAAGAGCAACAAGGAAGCCAAGAAGCCGAAAAAGGACAAGGTGGCTGCCGTCAAGCAGGTCACGGGTCTGGGTTCAGGCAGCGCCGGCAATTCGGCCAAAAAGTAGGATCGTGGATGATGTGGGGGCGGTCGACAGGGTCGATCGCCCTTTTTGCCGACTGGCGCCAGGCAGAGCCGCCGCGCTCAGGCCGCGCCGGTCGATAGCGGCAGCAGGATTTCCGAGCGGGGCGCCGCCACCGAGCCGGCATTGGCAGCGCAGAGCGCCAGAATCAACAGGGTCAGGACGACGGCAATCCGCATGATGGCACCTTGCGTTGCGGCAGGTCCCTTGATGTGAACCGATCGACCCGGCCGGTCAACGCCGGCCTTAAGAGTTGATTAACGCTGCAGACCCCGCTGCCGGTTGCACCCGGGACGGTTCAGGCGCCAAACAGGGCGCTGGAGCGGATACCGTCAAAAACGAACTGCACGGCCAGGGCCGCCAGCAGGATACCGACGACGCGGGACACCACGGCCAGGCCGGTGACCCCGAGCAGGCGCTGGATGGGAATGGCCAGCAGCAGCGTCAGCCAGGCCAGGAACAAAATCACCACCACCGCGGCCAGCACGGCCCAGTATTCGGCAGGGGACCGCGTGCCCGTGCTCAGCAGAATCACCGCGCTGATGGCGCCTGGTCCGGCCAGCAGCGGCATGGCCAGCGGAAAGACGGCGATGTCGTCGCGCGAGCGCGCCTCTACCTCTTCTTCGTCGGTTATATCGGTGCCACCGGAATGGCGGGCAAAGACCATGTCGATGGCGATCAGGAACAGCAGCAGGCCGCCGGCGGTGCGCAAAGCCGGAATGGTGATGCCGAAGACACCCAGAATGGCGTTTCCCAGCACAGCGAACAGCAGCAGGATGACGCCGGCAATGATGACGCCGCGGGTGGCAAAGGCAAAGCGCTGCTTGGCGGTATTGCGCTTGGTCAACGCGGCAAAGATGAAGGCGATATCGGCCACGCCCACGGTGGCAAACAGGGTGGCAAAGGCGGCCAGGAAGGTCGTGGTGGGCATGACGCTGCTCCAGTTTTCTTCCTTCTACGGCATTTGCGACACGCGGCCAACCTTGCCAGTGCCGGCCGGCCCTCCTAGGGTCGCGCCTGGTCAGCCGGAGCCCCATGATGCGCGACACAGGCGAAATTCGCGGCATCCTGTTCGACAAGGACGGGACGCTGATCGATTTCAACCAGACCTGGTTCGGCATCATCACCGCTCTGGCCCGTCAGGCCAGCGGCGGGGATGAAAGCGCCGCACGCACGCTGATCGGGCAGGGCGGCTATGACTGGAGCCAGCAGAAATTCGTCGGCGGTTCGGTGGTGGCGGCCGGCACGATCGAGGATCTCGTCGATCTCTGGCACCCGAGCTTGCCCGAGTCGGAACGCCTGGCTCGCATTGCCGCCTATGACGCCGTGGCCGTCGCCGAAGGCAGCCGCCGGGCCGTGGGCATTGGTCCCTTGCAGCAGACGCTGACAGCGCTGGGGGAACGCGGCCTGCTGCTGGGCATCGCCACCAATGATTCGGTCGCCGGCGCCCGGGCCACCGCCGCGGCGCTGGGAGTGACTGATCACTTTGCCACCATTATCGGCTATGATTGTGTTGCCCGGCCCAAGCCCTGGCCGGACCAGCTGGCGCTGTTTGCCGCCCGCACGGGCCTAGTGCCCAGCGCCATCGCCATGGTGGGCGACAACAGCCATGACCTCGACATGGCCCATGCCGCCGGGGCCGGCCTGGCCATCGGCGTGCTGTCGGGCAATAGCAGCCGCGCCGAACTGGCGGGCCTGGCCGATATCATCGTCGATAGCATTGCCGACCTGCCAGCGCTGTTTGCGGGGCGCTAGAGCAGCCGCGCCAGCGTCGCCAGACCGGCCAAAGCGAGCAGGGCCAGGGCATCGAGCCAGCCGCGCGAGCGGCCGAGCCAGGCCGGCTTTGGTCGGGTGCTTGGCAAAAACCTGACCAGCCAGAGCGCGCCAAAGAGCACCCAGACGCCAAAGAAGGCCACCATAACCAGATCGGCCCAGCCAGATCGGTTGAAGCCGACCATGATGCGGGTAATGCCGGCGCCGAGCAGGATGAACAGCAGATAGGCGCCGGTCATGGCGGCGGAGTTGCGCCAATAGGGCAGGGTCAGGGTCTGGCTAGCCTGCTGGTTGCGACGCCAGCGGCGGAACAGGAACCAGGACAGCGCCGCCAGGACCAGCCCGACCAGCAGCGCCATCAGGCGCGGCGCTTTTCGATGGCGTCCCAGATCAGCACGGCGATGTCGGGGCCACCGAAGCGCTTGATCTCGCGGATGCCGGTGGGGGAGGTGACGTTGATCTCGGTGAGATAGTCACCGATGACGTCGATGCCGACAAAGATCATGTCTCGCGCCTTCAGCGCCGGGGCGATCGTCGCGCAGATTTCCCGCTCGCGGGCCGTGAGTTCGCTCAGTTCCGGCCGGCCGCCGACATGCATGTTGGAGCGCGCCTCGCCATCGGCGGGGATGCGGTTGAGCCCGGCCACCGGCTCGCCATCGACGATGATGATGCGCTTGTCGCCCTTGCGCACGTCGGGGAGATATTTCTGGATCATGAAGGGTTCGCGGTAATTGGCCTCGAACAGTTCCAAAAGACTGGCGAGGTTATGGTCACCCTCCTGGATGAAGAACACGCCGGCGCCGCCATTGCCGTAGAGCGGCTTGACGATGATATTGCCATGTTCGCGGCGGAAGGCGTGGATCATGGCACGGTCGCGCGTCACCAAAGTTGGCGGCATCAGCTCGGGGAATTCGGTGACGAGGATTTTTTCGGGCGCATTGCGCACGGCGGCGGGCGGATTGACCACCAGCGTCTTGGGGTGCAGCCGCTCGAGCATGTGGGTGAGCGTGATATAGTTCATGTCAAAGGGCGGATCCTGGCGCATATGGATCACGTCCTGGGTCGAGAGATCCACACGGCTGGCCTCGCCCAGCGTGAAGTGCTCGCCCCGGGGCTTGTCGAAGACCTCGATCGGGGCCGCCAGCGCCGTCACCACATTGTCGCGTAGCGCCAGGGTGTCGGGGGTGTAGTGCAGCAGCTTGTGGCCGCGCGCCTGCGCCTCGAGCATCAGGGCGAAGGTGGAATCGCCATTGGGGTTGATGGTGGCGACATGGTCCATCTGGACCGCGACGTTGAGTTTCATTCTGGCCTCATCTGCACTGGCATGGCGCGCGAAGGCCCTGGTCGGGCGAAACGCGCTGCGCGTTGATGGCACGGCGGGGCGGCGCTGTCGATTGCTGCGGCCGCTGGAGGGCCGTTGCGGCGGTGGCGCTCAGCCGCCAAAGGCGTTGGCCAGGTGATAGGGCCAGCGCCAGCGCGCCAGGAAGATGACGTCGAAGCGCCGGTCCCGGCCGGCCAGACGGGGGTTTCGGGATAGCCAGTAATCCGCCGCCCGGACGATGCGGCCCCGGTTGATAGATTCAAAGGTTGCCAGCAGGCTCTCCGCCCGGGCGCGCGCCTTGACCTCGACAAAGACGATCGTGCCCCAGCGCTCGGCGATCAGATCGATTTCGCCCAGGGGCGTCCTGTAGCGCCGGGCCAGGATGCGGTAGAATTTGAGCCGCAGATACCAGGCGGCCAAAGCCTCGCCGCGATGGCCACCGCGATAGGCAGCGATGCGCGCCTTACTGCCGGGCTTTAAGGGCGAGCGCGGCATCATAGACATCCTTGCGCTTGAGCTTGTACTGGGCGGCGATAACGTCAACGGCGGCGCGCAGCGGCTGGTCAGCCATAGCGGCCAATAGCGCCGCCTGCCAGTCGGCCGCCTCGGGGGCAGCAGGCGCGGCGGCACCGGCCACCACAACTACTGC
This sequence is a window from Devosia beringensis. Protein-coding genes within it:
- a CDS encoding YraN family protein, with translation MPRSPLKPGSKARIAAYRGGHRGEALAAWYLRLKFYRILARRYRTPLGEIDLIAERWGTIVFVEVKARARAESLLATFESINRGRIVRAADYWLSRNPRLAGRDRRFDVIFLARWRWPYHLANAFGG
- a CDS encoding HAD family hydrolase, producing the protein MRDTGEIRGILFDKDGTLIDFNQTWFGIITALARQASGGDESAARTLIGQGGYDWSQQKFVGGSVVAAGTIEDLVDLWHPSLPESERLARIAAYDAVAVAEGSRRAVGIGPLQQTLTALGERGLLLGIATNDSVAGARATAAALGVTDHFATIIGYDCVARPKPWPDQLALFAARTGLVPSAIAMVGDNSHDLDMAHAAGAGLAIGVLSGNSSRAELAGLADIIVDSIADLPALFAGR
- the gshB gene encoding glutathione synthase, yielding MKLNVAVQMDHVATINPNGDSTFALMLEAQARGHKLLHYTPDTLALRDNVVTALAAPIEVFDKPRGEHFTLGEASRVDLSTQDVIHMRQDPPFDMNYITLTHMLERLHPKTLVVNPPAAVRNAPEKILVTEFPELMPPTLVTRDRAMIHAFRREHGNIIVKPLYGNGGAGVFFIQEGDHNLASLLELFEANYREPFMIQKYLPDVRKGDKRIIIVDGEPVAGLNRIPADGEARSNMHVGGRPELSELTAREREICATIAPALKARDMIFVGIDVIGDYLTEINVTSPTGIREIKRFGGPDIAVLIWDAIEKRRA
- a CDS encoding MarC family protein, which translates into the protein MPTTTFLAAFATLFATVGVADIAFIFAALTKRNTAKQRFAFATRGVIIAGVILLLFAVLGNAILGVFGITIPALRTAGGLLLFLIAIDMVFARHSGGTDITDEEEVEARSRDDIAVFPLAMPLLAGPGAISAVILLSTGTRSPAEYWAVLAAVVVILFLAWLTLLLAIPIQRLLGVTGLAVVSRVVGILLAALAVQFVFDGIRSSALFGA